The Candidatus Hydrogenedentota bacterium genome has a window encoding:
- a CDS encoding glycosyltransferase family 39 protein has protein sequence MPAGVDGMAGEQAGAPRAREIAALIACLAAGIALNLRAIGGEAAWCDEALTAACHPADSLAAYLACAFERDPTIRLAPLYHLVQYNWSALFGGSLLSLRALSVTLSALAMLQLYAFARQIASPAVARLAILIASASVFQVYFAQEVRVYALLNLVALCAMAAFRAAARGGSGRALAWNALLNAMLLLTHSFAVLLVATQGILIALGLAPRRRALRWLGVHLLLGAAYPFWLWAIGYDFGGQTLAYNDRPAGMPELGVAALQFAGGRFSKWNPAPGLPGGINLEWVLLALAGALVAWGLWARSRRPDAWILLAWMVLPVLLLFAAAYVWRPCFFPRYVLFCAAPLALMLALALCAIPRAALRRVALAALLGLMLWQNLAFQRPFRPDYTAAARIVEAQTSDHAVVLAMKPFNYIAAEYAFRNAPVTVERHYGMRETVAAAIAHARAGTAVWAVFHQWDDPGAFEDPVAGAGLIARRTTLGGAPPLDLYEIRRP, from the coding sequence ATGCCGGCCGGCGTCGACGGGATGGCGGGCGAACAAGCCGGCGCACCGCGCGCCAGGGAGATTGCCGCGCTGATCGCCTGCCTGGCAGCGGGGATCGCCCTCAACCTCCGGGCCATCGGCGGCGAGGCCGCCTGGTGCGACGAAGCCCTCACCGCCGCATGCCACCCGGCGGACTCCCTCGCCGCCTACCTCGCCTGCGCCTTCGAACGCGACCCCACCATCCGCCTCGCTCCGCTATACCACCTCGTGCAGTACAACTGGTCAGCCCTCTTCGGCGGGAGCCTGCTATCGCTGCGCGCGCTGTCCGTAACGCTCTCCGCCCTGGCCATGCTCCAGCTCTATGCCTTCGCCCGCCAGATCGCGTCGCCCGCCGTCGCCCGCCTCGCCATCCTGATCGCGTCCGCATCCGTGTTCCAGGTCTATTTCGCGCAGGAAGTGCGCGTCTACGCCCTGCTGAACCTGGTCGCGCTCTGCGCCATGGCCGCGTTTCGCGCCGCGGCGCGTGGCGGCTCCGGACGCGCGCTCGCCTGGAACGCCCTCCTGAACGCCATGTTGCTGCTGACACACAGCTTCGCAGTTTTGCTCGTCGCCACCCAGGGAATCCTCATTGCCCTTGGGCTCGCCCCGCGGCGCCGCGCGCTCCGATGGCTCGGCGTCCATCTCCTGCTCGGCGCGGCCTACCCATTCTGGCTATGGGCCATTGGCTACGATTTCGGCGGCCAAACCCTCGCCTACAACGATCGCCCCGCCGGAATGCCGGAGCTCGGCGTCGCGGCGCTCCAGTTCGCCGGCGGGCGCTTCTCCAAGTGGAACCCGGCCCCCGGGCTGCCCGGCGGGATCAACCTGGAGTGGGTCCTGCTCGCCCTCGCGGGCGCCCTCGTGGCGTGGGGCCTATGGGCCAGGTCACGACGCCCCGACGCCTGGATCCTCCTCGCGTGGATGGTGTTGCCCGTGCTGCTCCTGTTCGCCGCCGCATACGTCTGGCGCCCCTGCTTCTTCCCTCGATACGTGCTCTTTTGCGCGGCGCCCCTCGCCCTCATGCTCGCCCTCGCGCTCTGCGCCATCCCCCGCGCCGCGCTGCGCCGAGTCGCCCTGGCCGCGCTCCTGGGCCTCATGCTCTGGCAGAACCTCGCCTTCCAAAGGCCCTTCCGGCCCGACTACACCGCGGCGGCCCGGATAGTCGAGGCCCAGACCAGCGATCACGCCGTCGTGCTCGCCATGAAACCCTTCAACTACATCGCGGCCGAGTACGCCTTCCGAAACGCCCCCGTGACCGTCGAGCGGCACTACGGCATGCGGGAGACCGTCGCCGCCGCCATTGCGCACGCGCGCGCCGGAACTGCCGTGTGGGCCGTGTTCCATCAGTGGGACGACCCCGGGGCCTTCGAAGATCCCGTCGCCGGGGCCGGTCTCATAGCGCGGCGCACAACGCTCGGCGGCGCGCCGCCCCTGGACCTCTACGAAATCCGGCGTCCGTAG
- a CDS encoding response regulator: protein MRALYYRTSQLTSRSSARLAPGARGAAASLSRTLLVPLAIAFLLAEEALAQTTYPIRHYTPENGLAGAVVRAIERTPDGVMWFGCWGRGVSSYDGLNWASFGLEQGLPSLDVRALCLDPTGQLWAGTAGGIARWTGENWEAVQTGIEGIDPAPVFTAIAHTDGSVWFGLKGGRVLVHEPRSDADSGGRWSIRLDARPEAEPSAVRAIYRRSGGQILVGGDSVPLSRWRDGAWSQEPGDNLPKRIKAIAETTGGVLYAGSDDGLWRRAPEESAWTLVTAGPVAALAPLPNNRLLVGRREKVVIRGPEREDPIELMKDGTVLPIQALWSGGVPEEIWIGTKLGVFRLSPFGWTQYESSGDGAPLGGPALYADPETPATTVDVSGNILRFEDGGWRAVGRLPEGAYSAISSGSERTLWFVKAGLAIQWDPETATERRRIGLPPGISRILQSRAGPLFAHGPRSFLRHSADAWIETPLKPREPVEQLATVLETRSGQLLVSTLIALELWDIGAGGDLNRVFRHESEANFRGFIEDPDGSVLVGANEDGIYRLRDGALAMEIPFPKDPGARVATMHRAPDGKLWTGALELGISCYYKGRWQWFGPRWGLPSGGVHVIASDPDGVVWAAMHDGRLLRYMQSPGTPQTRIRQAPVEIPHDQRAVFQFDARDPWDVTAPEDLLYSWRIRPADAENGAPWAPLSRERSIITPHLASGSYVLEVRAADTDFNLDPTPAQAAFAVLPPLWATPGFLLPVGLLAAASLFSAALLYRKYTQLQLSEADLREAKDQAEAASRAKSQFLAHISHEIRTPMNAILGHVQVMQDTENRTPEDEANLGIIARSGDHLLELLDNVLEMARIEAGQVVVNPSEFDIRETVSGLIQMFQIPCKSRNLVLASEIADSVPQCIVADQGKLRQILINLIGNAIKFTEDGSVTLSVRAEESPGAPGARTLELVVVDTGHGIDPNAIERIFEPFEQAAPARNRGGAGLGLPICRRHVEAMGGTIELTSDPGQGAVVTVRIPVRAGTAEHPQPGAAPAPEARPAGGPPVRVLVVDDIETNLSLMEKMLARRGFDVVAVPGGAEAVEEFTRRRPDLILMDRAMPGIDGIEATRRIRALEGGGEIPIIFVTGGALDEEWREIMASGATDVLRKPFRQAELFARIAKYLDTRSGV, encoded by the coding sequence GTGCGCGCGCTGTACTACCGTACTTCCCAATTAACATCGCGCTCATCCGCGCGACTCGCGCCCGGCGCGCGCGGGGCCGCCGCCAGCCTTTCGCGAACGCTCCTCGTTCCGCTCGCCATCGCCTTTCTCCTCGCGGAGGAGGCCCTCGCCCAAACCACCTATCCCATTCGCCACTACACCCCGGAAAATGGACTTGCCGGCGCCGTCGTGCGCGCTATCGAGCGCACCCCCGACGGCGTGATGTGGTTCGGATGCTGGGGCCGCGGCGTCTCGTCCTACGATGGCCTGAACTGGGCCAGCTTCGGCCTCGAACAGGGCCTGCCCTCCCTTGATGTCCGCGCCCTATGCCTCGACCCCACCGGCCAGCTCTGGGCCGGGACCGCCGGCGGCATCGCCCGCTGGACCGGGGAAAACTGGGAAGCCGTCCAGACCGGCATTGAAGGCATTGACCCGGCGCCCGTGTTCACCGCGATAGCCCACACCGATGGAAGCGTTTGGTTCGGGCTGAAAGGCGGGCGGGTGCTGGTTCACGAGCCCCGGAGCGACGCCGATTCAGGTGGCCGCTGGTCCATACGGCTGGACGCCCGGCCCGAAGCCGAGCCAAGCGCCGTTCGGGCGATCTACCGGCGTTCCGGCGGCCAGATCCTGGTCGGAGGCGATTCCGTGCCGCTTTCGAGATGGCGTGATGGAGCTTGGAGCCAGGAGCCCGGCGACAATCTGCCAAAACGGATCAAGGCAATCGCCGAGACTACGGGCGGGGTGCTTTACGCGGGAAGCGACGATGGCCTGTGGCGTCGCGCGCCGGAAGAATCGGCCTGGACGCTCGTGACCGCGGGGCCCGTCGCGGCGCTCGCGCCGCTGCCGAACAACAGGCTCCTGGTCGGGCGCCGGGAGAAGGTCGTCATACGCGGCCCCGAGCGGGAGGACCCCATCGAGTTGATGAAGGACGGCACCGTTCTGCCCATCCAGGCGCTATGGAGTGGCGGAGTCCCGGAAGAGATCTGGATAGGCACGAAGCTCGGGGTCTTTCGCCTCAGTCCATTCGGCTGGACGCAATACGAAAGCTCCGGCGATGGCGCGCCCCTGGGCGGACCGGCGCTCTACGCCGATCCAGAGACGCCCGCAACAACCGTGGATGTATCGGGCAACATTCTGCGCTTCGAGGATGGCGGATGGCGCGCCGTGGGCAGGCTGCCCGAGGGCGCGTACAGCGCGATCTCTTCGGGCTCCGAACGCACCCTGTGGTTCGTAAAGGCGGGACTGGCCATTCAGTGGGATCCGGAAACGGCCACCGAAAGGCGGCGCATCGGCCTGCCGCCCGGTATCTCCCGCATTCTCCAATCCCGCGCCGGTCCGCTGTTTGCCCACGGGCCACGGAGCTTTCTACGCCACTCGGCGGATGCTTGGATCGAAACCCCGCTGAAGCCGCGCGAGCCCGTTGAGCAGCTGGCTACCGTGCTCGAGACCCGCTCCGGCCAGTTGCTCGTCTCCACCTTGATCGCGCTCGAACTGTGGGACATCGGTGCGGGCGGCGATCTCAACCGCGTCTTCCGGCACGAGTCCGAAGCCAATTTTCGCGGCTTCATCGAAGATCCCGATGGCAGCGTGCTGGTCGGAGCCAACGAGGACGGGATCTACCGCCTCCGCGACGGGGCCTTGGCCATGGAGATCCCGTTCCCCAAAGACCCCGGCGCCCGCGTCGCCACCATGCACCGCGCGCCGGACGGCAAGCTCTGGACGGGCGCCCTCGAGCTCGGGATATCCTGCTACTACAAGGGGCGCTGGCAGTGGTTCGGCCCGCGGTGGGGCTTGCCCAGCGGCGGAGTTCATGTGATCGCCTCCGATCCAGACGGCGTCGTATGGGCCGCCATGCACGATGGCCGCCTGCTCCGTTACATGCAGTCACCCGGAACGCCGCAGACGCGTATTCGCCAGGCGCCGGTTGAAATCCCCCACGACCAGCGCGCGGTCTTCCAGTTTGACGCGCGCGACCCCTGGGATGTAACCGCCCCCGAAGACCTGCTCTATTCCTGGCGCATACGCCCGGCGGACGCCGAAAACGGCGCGCCATGGGCTCCGCTTTCGAGGGAACGCAGCATAATCACCCCGCACCTGGCCAGCGGTTCCTACGTGCTCGAAGTGCGCGCGGCCGACACCGACTTCAACCTGGATCCGACGCCCGCCCAGGCCGCCTTCGCGGTCCTCCCGCCGCTCTGGGCCACTCCCGGTTTCCTCCTGCCCGTCGGGTTGCTCGCGGCGGCAAGCCTCTTCAGTGCGGCCCTGCTCTACCGGAAATACACCCAGTTACAGCTCTCGGAAGCCGACCTCCGCGAAGCAAAGGATCAGGCGGAAGCCGCCAGCCGCGCCAAGAGCCAGTTCCTCGCGCACATTTCCCATGAGATCCGGACACCGATGAACGCGATCCTTGGCCATGTGCAGGTCATGCAGGATACCGAAAACCGAACCCCCGAAGACGAAGCCAATCTCGGCATCATCGCCCGAAGCGGCGACCACCTCCTCGAACTGCTGGACAACGTGCTGGAAATGGCGCGCATCGAAGCCGGCCAGGTCGTCGTGAATCCGAGCGAGTTCGATATTCGTGAAACGGTCTCCGGGCTCATCCAGATGTTCCAGATTCCCTGCAAGTCGCGTAATCTCGTGCTGGCCAGCGAAATCGCCGATTCCGTTCCCCAATGCATCGTCGCCGACCAGGGAAAACTCCGGCAGATTCTGATCAACCTCATCGGAAACGCAATCAAGTTCACGGAAGACGGGTCGGTAACGCTCTCCGTGCGCGCGGAGGAGTCTCCCGGCGCTCCCGGCGCCCGGACGCTCGAACTCGTCGTCGTGGATACGGGCCACGGCATCGACCCCAACGCTATTGAGCGCATCTTTGAACCCTTCGAGCAGGCCGCGCCCGCGCGCAACCGTGGCGGAGCCGGGTTGGGCCTGCCCATCTGCCGGCGCCACGTGGAAGCCATGGGCGGAACTATCGAACTGACGTCGGACCCGGGACAGGGCGCCGTGGTCACCGTCCGCATTCCCGTGCGCGCCGGAACGGCGGAACATCCACAGCCGGGAGCCGCGCCCGCCCCCGAGGCCCGCCCGGCCGGCGGCCCGCCCGTCCGGGTCCTCGTGGTCGACGATATCGAAACCAACCTCAGCCTCATGGAAAAAATGCTCGCCCGGCGCGGATTTGACGTCGTGGCCGTTCCCGGCGGGGCCGAAGCGGTCGAAGAATTCACCCGGCGCCGCCCGGATCTTATCCTCATGGATCGCGCCATGCCCGGCATCGACGGCATCGAGGCGACTCGGCGCATCCGGGCGCTCGAAGGCGGCGGCGAAATTCCCATCATCTTCGTCACCGGGGGCGCACTGGACGAGGAGTGGCGCGAGATCATGGCCAGCGGCGCCACCGACGTCCTGCGCAAGCCGTTCCGCCAGGCGGAACTGTTCGCCCGGATCGCGAAGTACCTGGACACCCGGAGCGGCGTCTGA
- a CDS encoding GH92 family glycosyl hydrolase: MKFRRVLKWVLIPVLALLAIPVLGLAFVWGAYRVTVAAKPGGLDTGIAPGALGAEVDPFIATGGVSWMCGHNSPAATVPFGMVRLAPDTASLFTNQQGLNRSGYFYGDNKILGFSHTRLLGADALEGGVFRILPATEPLAGGAPEDERFARFSHRQETAFPGYYAVRLPRDNILAELTATARTGVHRYTFPPGATPHLMLDATSTIADRRSERGRITIHPDRRRVEGSVRIFGSFSGRYGGLDVYFVAEFSAPFESYGVWSGNVFQPGERAAEGDSAGADLGFAASDSAQAVEVRLALSYVSVENARENLDAEALGKSFESIYAEARDRWEERLGRIRIEGGTESQRRIFYTALYRAFQMPTTFNDVNGEYTGFDKAVHTVEEGATYYTDMSLWDSFRTVHPLYNLIARGDQRDMMASLVAMGKAGGSLPRWPSGAGYTNCMFGTPADIAVSEAWLKGVRDFDIEAAYEMMRRTATTGPPEGTRFRGREGLAEYRAHGYCPSDVMSESVSATLEYAWCDHALSLLAADLGRAEDAALFAKGAHAYRNLWDPDRQFFVPRDSTGSFAEVFDPLVLSYTDSGRKYTRDFVEGSPMMWRWAVPFDGEGLVALFPNPEKFVAELEDYLKKSNRGAGKWHPGVHYWHGNEPYFHAAYLFNAAGRPDLTGKWVRHILETKYTDDYVGLDGNDDGGTMSAWYVFSALGFYPIAGTPRYEIGAPLFPRAAIDLGNGSELVVIAENAGPENPFVQSIHLNGKHLLETHLMHDAIADGGELRFKMGPRPGAIPKSDAPQ, encoded by the coding sequence GTGAAGTTCAGGCGTGTGCTGAAGTGGGTCCTGATCCCGGTGCTCGCGCTCCTCGCCATACCCGTGCTCGGCCTCGCCTTCGTCTGGGGAGCCTACCGCGTCACCGTCGCCGCGAAACCGGGCGGACTCGACACCGGCATCGCCCCCGGCGCGCTGGGCGCGGAGGTTGACCCCTTCATCGCCACCGGCGGCGTCTCCTGGATGTGCGGGCACAACTCGCCCGCCGCTACCGTGCCCTTCGGCATGGTGCGCCTCGCCCCAGACACCGCCTCGCTCTTCACCAACCAGCAGGGCCTCAACCGCTCGGGCTACTTCTACGGCGACAACAAAATCCTCGGATTCAGCCACACCCGGCTCCTCGGCGCGGACGCCCTGGAAGGCGGCGTCTTCCGCATCCTGCCCGCGACCGAACCCCTGGCGGGCGGCGCCCCGGAGGACGAACGCTTCGCGCGCTTCTCCCACCGCCAGGAAACCGCCTTCCCCGGCTACTACGCCGTGCGCCTGCCCCGCGACAACATTCTCGCCGAACTCACCGCCACGGCGCGCACCGGCGTGCACCGATACACCTTCCCGCCCGGCGCGACGCCGCACCTCATGCTCGACGCCACCAGCACGATCGCCGATCGCCGCAGCGAACGCGGGCGCATCACCATTCACCCCGACCGGCGGCGAGTGGAAGGCTCCGTACGGATCTTTGGTTCCTTTTCCGGTCGCTACGGCGGGCTCGATGTCTATTTCGTCGCGGAATTCAGCGCGCCATTCGAATCCTACGGCGTCTGGAGCGGCAACGTATTCCAGCCGGGCGAACGCGCCGCCGAGGGCGACAGCGCCGGCGCCGATCTGGGCTTCGCCGCATCGGACTCGGCACAGGCCGTCGAAGTGCGCCTCGCGTTATCGTATGTGAGCGTCGAGAACGCCCGCGAAAATCTCGACGCCGAAGCCCTGGGCAAGTCCTTTGAAAGCATCTACGCGGAAGCCCGCGACCGCTGGGAGGAACGCCTCGGGCGAATCCGGATCGAGGGCGGAACGGAAAGCCAGCGCCGCATCTTCTACACCGCCCTCTACCGGGCCTTCCAGATGCCCACCACCTTCAACGACGTGAACGGCGAGTACACCGGCTTCGACAAGGCCGTCCACACCGTCGAGGAGGGCGCGACCTACTACACCGATATGTCCCTATGGGACTCCTTCCGGACCGTCCACCCGCTCTATAACCTCATCGCGCGCGGGGATCAGCGCGACATGATGGCCTCTCTCGTCGCCATGGGAAAGGCCGGCGGATCCCTCCCGCGTTGGCCTTCCGGAGCCGGCTACACCAACTGCATGTTCGGCACGCCCGCCGACATTGCCGTCTCCGAGGCCTGGCTCAAGGGCGTGCGCGACTTCGACATCGAAGCGGCCTACGAAATGATGCGCCGGACCGCTACCACGGGCCCCCCGGAGGGGACGCGCTTCCGCGGGCGCGAGGGGCTCGCCGAGTATCGCGCGCACGGATACTGTCCCTCCGACGTGATGTCCGAATCCGTGTCCGCAACCCTGGAATACGCCTGGTGTGATCACGCGCTCTCGCTCCTGGCCGCCGATCTCGGCCGCGCCGAGGACGCCGCGCTCTTCGCGAAAGGCGCCCACGCCTACAGGAATCTCTGGGACCCCGATCGCCAATTCTTCGTGCCCCGGGATTCGACCGGTTCCTTCGCCGAAGTGTTCGACCCGCTCGTGCTCAGCTACACCGACTCCGGCCGGAAGTACACCAGGGACTTTGTCGAAGGCAGCCCCATGATGTGGCGCTGGGCCGTTCCCTTCGACGGCGAAGGCCTCGTCGCGCTCTTCCCAAACCCCGAGAAATTTGTCGCGGAACTGGAGGACTACCTCAAAAAGTCGAACCGCGGCGCCGGTAAGTGGCATCCCGGCGTGCACTACTGGCACGGCAACGAGCCCTACTTCCATGCCGCCTACCTCTTCAATGCCGCCGGACGCCCCGACCTGACCGGGAAGTGGGTGCGCCATATCCTCGAGACCAAGTACACCGACGATTACGTTGGCCTCGACGGCAACGACGACGGCGGGACCATGTCGGCCTGGTACGTCTTCAGCGCACTGGGGTTCTACCCGATCGCCGGAACGCCGCGCTACGAAATCGGCGCACCCCTGTTCCCCCGCGCCGCCATCGACCTCGGCAACGGCAGCGAGCTCGTGGTAATCGCCGAAAACGCCGGCCCCGAAAACCCCTTCGTCCAGTCCATTCACCTCAACGGCAAACACCTTCTCGAGACCCACCTGATGCACGACGCCATCGCCGACGGCGGCGAGCTCCGCTTCAAAATGGGACCCCGCCCAGGCGCCATCCCGAAATCGGACGCGCCACAATAG
- the gyrA gene encoding DNA gyrase subunit A, translating into MNTEKDIRPMAIEQEMQKSFMEYSMSVIVSRALPDVRDGLKPVHRRILYVMQELSLTHGRPFRKCASIVGDALGKYHPHGDSSVYDALVRMAQEWNMRYPLVDSQGNFGSIDGDNAAAYRYTEARMESITAEMMGDLDKETVDMQDNFDQRLQEPTVLPSAFPNLLVNGSYGIAVGMATSCPPHNLTEVCNAIIHFIEHPKSTPDQLMKFISGPDFPTGGVILGRKGIKEAYRTGRGRLKVRGRVAVETKKEGGQGKQSIIIQEIPYQVNKTRLIESIADLVRSKTVEGITDLRDESDKDGMRIVIELRRGEEPEVVLNQLYKHTQLQATASIIFLALVNNTPRVLNLAELIHYYVEHRAEIVERRSRFLLAKAEDRAHILEGLLKAIDNIDEIIKIIRASSDRDDAREKLMARFEFSIPQANAILAMRLRQLTGLEREELQNEYAELLKEIERLQNILSSHRNILNVVRDEITAVRDKHGDERRTDIIEDEGEFNIEDLIADENMVVTVSNQGYIKRLPVSTYRKQKRGGKGVSGGDVKEDDFVKDLFIASAHQYMLFFTNLGRVYWRKVHELPKMSRTARGRAMVNLLSLANDEIVTAFLAVRDLNEEDKFVFMVTKKGVVKKTSLKAYSNPRTTGIIALGLNDGDELMDVQLTSGDDNVLIATYKGMAIRFPEKDARPMGRTASGVIGIRLADDDYVVGMSLARDESTVLSVTENGYGKRTQVGEYRLQHRGGQGIINIKTTDRNGNVVSMMTVDDSDELVLVATDGIVIRTSVKDIRTIGRNTQGVRIMKPQEGAVVSAVAKAVAEEQEDEVAEAGAPDVEDVTAEDAGDTGAAETDDSEE; encoded by the coding sequence ATGAATACCGAAAAAGACATCAGGCCCATGGCCATCGAGCAGGAGATGCAGAAGTCCTTCATGGAGTACTCCATGAGCGTCATCGTCAGCCGCGCGCTGCCGGACGTGCGCGACGGACTCAAGCCGGTGCACCGCCGCATCCTCTACGTCATGCAGGAGCTCAGCCTGACACACGGGCGCCCCTTCCGCAAGTGCGCGTCCATCGTCGGTGACGCCCTCGGCAAGTATCACCCCCACGGCGACTCGTCGGTCTACGACGCGCTGGTCCGCATGGCCCAGGAGTGGAACATGCGTTACCCGCTCGTGGACAGCCAGGGCAACTTCGGCTCCATCGACGGCGACAACGCGGCGGCCTACCGGTACACCGAGGCGCGCATGGAGTCGATCACGGCGGAGATGATGGGGGATCTGGACAAAGAAACCGTGGACATGCAGGACAACTTCGACCAGCGCCTGCAAGAGCCCACCGTGCTCCCGTCCGCCTTCCCCAACCTCCTCGTGAACGGTTCCTACGGCATTGCCGTCGGCATGGCCACCAGCTGCCCGCCCCACAACCTCACCGAGGTCTGCAACGCGATCATCCACTTCATCGAGCATCCGAAGTCCACCCCCGACCAGCTCATGAAGTTCATCTCCGGACCGGATTTCCCCACCGGCGGCGTGATCCTCGGGCGCAAGGGCATCAAAGAGGCCTACCGCACCGGGCGCGGGCGCCTCAAGGTGCGCGGCCGCGTCGCCGTCGAAACCAAGAAGGAAGGCGGCCAGGGCAAGCAGAGCATCATCATCCAGGAAATCCCCTACCAGGTAAACAAGACCCGCCTCATCGAGTCTATCGCCGACCTCGTTCGCAGCAAGACCGTCGAAGGCATCACCGACCTGCGCGACGAGTCCGACAAGGACGGCATGCGCATCGTCATCGAGCTGCGCCGCGGGGAAGAGCCCGAAGTCGTGCTCAACCAACTCTACAAGCACACCCAGCTTCAGGCCACCGCCAGCATCATCTTCCTGGCGCTCGTAAACAACACCCCGCGCGTCCTGAACCTGGCCGAACTTATCCACTACTACGTCGAGCACCGCGCCGAAATCGTCGAGCGCCGCAGCCGCTTCTTGCTCGCCAAGGCCGAGGACCGCGCCCACATCCTTGAAGGCCTGCTCAAAGCCATCGACAACATCGATGAGATCATCAAGATCATCCGCGCGTCAAGCGACCGCGACGATGCCCGCGAAAAGTTGATGGCCCGCTTCGAATTCTCCATCCCGCAGGCCAACGCCATCCTCGCCATGCGCCTCCGCCAGCTGACCGGCCTCGAGCGCGAGGAGTTGCAGAACGAATACGCCGAGCTCCTCAAGGAGATCGAGCGCCTGCAAAACATCCTGTCGAGCCACCGCAACATCCTCAACGTCGTGCGCGACGAAATAACCGCAGTCCGGGACAAACACGGCGACGAGCGCCGCACCGACATCATCGAGGACGAAGGCGAGTTCAATATCGAAGACCTCATTGCCGACGAAAACATGGTGGTGACCGTCTCCAACCAGGGCTACATCAAGCGGCTCCCCGTCAGCACCTACCGCAAGCAGAAACGCGGCGGAAAGGGCGTTTCCGGCGGCGACGTGAAAGAGGACGACTTCGTCAAGGACCTCTTCATCGCCTCCGCGCACCAGTACATGCTCTTCTTCACCAACCTCGGCCGCGTCTACTGGCGCAAGGTGCACGAGCTTCCCAAAATGAGCCGCACCGCCCGCGGCCGCGCCATGGTCAACCTCCTCAGCCTCGCGAACGATGAAATCGTTACCGCCTTCCTCGCCGTACGCGACCTCAACGAGGAGGACAAGTTCGTCTTCATGGTCACCAAGAAGGGCGTCGTCAAAAAGACCTCGCTCAAGGCCTACAGCAACCCCCGCACCACCGGGATTATCGCGCTCGGCCTCAACGACGGCGACGAACTCATGGACGTGCAGCTCACCTCCGGCGACGACAACGTCCTTATCGCAACCTACAAGGGCATGGCCATCCGCTTCCCCGAAAAGGACGCCCGCCCCATGGGCCGCACCGCCAGCGGCGTTATCGGCATCCGCCTCGCCGACGATGACTACGTCGTCGGCATGTCCCTCGCCCGCGACGAAAGCACCGTCCTCAGCGTCACCGAAAACGGCTACGGAAAGCGGACCCAGGTCGGCGAATACCGCCTCCAGCACCGCGGCGGACAGGGCATCATCAATATCAAGACCACCGACCGAAACGGCAACGTGGTCAGCATGATGACCGTCGACGACAGCGATGAACTCGTGCTCGTCGCGACCGACGGCATCGTCATTCGCACCTCCGTCAAGGACATCCGGACCATCGGCCGCAACACCCAGGGCGTCCGCATCATGAAGCCGCAGGAGGGGGCCGTCGTAAGCGCCGTCGCCAAGGCTGTCGCCGAGGAACAGGAAGACGAGGTCGCCGAAGCCGGCGCGCCGGATGTAGAAGATGTCACGGCGGAGGACGCCGGCGATACCGGCGCCGCGGAGACCGACGACAGCGAAGAATAG